A stretch of Caenorhabditis elegans chromosome IV DNA encodes these proteins:
- the far-6 gene encoding Fatty-acid and retinol-binding protein 1 (Confirmed by transcript evidence), which translates to MIRIFLVIALASVAVFSAPISRLPQSLDDIPAEFKELIPAKVTEYLKSITTEEKAAIKEFIKSVMGGNKSVEELSADIKERSPSLYAKVEKLDVLLRTKLAKLDPAALALFGKVIAQGLSFRQQFHAGYQPTPEMVKKLFKGYIAEYKTLSENAKATITDEFPIVVEFFQHEKIQAIIQQIVNY; encoded by the exons ATGATCCGCATCTTCCTTGTCATAGCACTTGCCTCCGTCGCTGTCTTTTCTGCTCCAATTTCACGCTTACCACAAAGCTTAGACGACATCCCAGCTGAGTTCAAGGAACTCATCCCAGCTAAAGTTACTGAATACCTTAAATCCATCACTACTGAGGAGAAAGCTGCTATTAAGGAATTTATCAAAAGTGTTATGGGAGGAAACAAATCTGTTGAAGAATTGAGTGCTGATATCAAGGAGCGGTCCCCATCCCTGTACGCTAAGGTTGAAAAACTCGACGTCCTACTCCGCACAAAACTCGCGAAACTCGACCCCGCCGCTCTGGCTTTATTCGGGAAAGTCATCGCTCAGGGACTTTCTTTCCGGCAACAGTTCCATGCCGGATACCAGCCAACTCCTGAGATGGTAAAGAAACTCTTCAAGGGATACATTGCTGAATATAAAACACTTTCTGAAAACGCCAAGGCCACCATCACCGATGAGTTCCCCATCGTCGTTGAATTCTTTCaac ACGAGAAAATTCAAGCCATCATCCAACAGATCGTGAACtactaa
- the fat-2 gene encoding Delta(12) fatty acid desaturase fat-2 (Confirmed by transcript evidence), with protein MTIATKVNTNKKDLDTIKVPELPSVAAVKAAIPEHCFVKDPLTSISYLIKDYVLLAGLYFAVPYIEHYLGWIGLLGWYWAMGIVGSALFCVGHDCGHGSFSDYEWLNDLCGHLAHAPILAPFWPWQKSHRQHHQYTSHVEKDKGHPWVTEEDYNNRTAIEKYFAVIPISGWLRWNPIYTIVGLPDGSHFWPWSRLFETTEDRVKCAVSGVACAICAYIAFVLCDYSVYTFVKYYYIPLLFQGLILVIITYLQHQNEDIEVYEADEWGFVRGQTQTIDRHWGFGLDNIMHNITNGHVAHHFFFTKIPHYHLLEATPAIKKALEPLKDTQYGYKREVNYNWFFKYLHYNVTLDYLTHKAKGVLQYRSGVEAAKAKKAQ; from the exons ATGACAATCGCTACAAAAGTGAACACAAATAAAAAGGACCTTGATACAATCAAGGTACCGGAGCTTCCATCAGTGGCAGCTGTCAAAGCAGCAATCCCTGAGCACTGCTTTGTCAAGGATCCATTGACTTCAATTTCATATCTTATCAAGGATTACGTACTTCTCGCTGGTCTCTATTTTGCAGTTCCATACATTGAGCATTATCTCGGATGGATCGGGCTTCTTGGATGGTATTGGGCAATGGGAATTGTTGGATCCGCATTGTTCTGTGTGGGTCATGACTGTGGACATGGATCATTCTCCGATTATGAATGGCTCAATGATCTTTGTGGACATTTGGCTCATGCTCCAATTCTTGCTCCATTCTGGCCATGGCAAAAGTCTCATAGACAACATCATCAATACACATCCCACGTGGAAAAGGATAAGGGACATCCATGGGTTACTGAGGAAGACTACAATAATAGAACTGCTATTGAGAAGTATTTCGCTGTGATTCCAATTTCCGGATGGCTTCGATGGAATCCAATCTACACCATCGTCGGTCTTCCAGATGGATCTCATTTCTGGCCATGGTCCCGGCTCTTCGAGACTACTGAGGATCGTGTCAAGTGTGCAGTTTCTGGAGTTGCATGCGCTATCTGTGCTTAC attgccTTTGTCCTCTGCGACTATTCTGTCTACACATTTGTCAAGTACTACTACATTCCACTTCTCTTCCAAGGACTTATTCTCGTCATTATCACATATCTTCAACATCAGAATGAGGATATTGAG gtCTACGAAGCTGATGAGTGGGGATTTGTACGCGGACAAACCCAAACTATCGACAGACACTGGGGATTCGGACTCGACAACATCATGCACAACATTACCAACGGTCACGTCGCCCATCACTTCTTCTTCACCAAAATCCCACATTATCATCTGTTGGAGGCAACTCCAGCAATCAAGAAAGCTCTTGAACCACTGAAAGACACTCAATACGGATACAAACGAGAAGTCAACTATAACTGGTTCTTCAAGTATCTTCACTACAACGTTACCCTCGACTATTTGACTCATAAAGCAAAGGGTGTCCTGCAATACAGAAGTGGAGTTGAGGCTGCAAAGGCTAAGAAGGCTCAATAA
- the pqn-74 gene encoding Chitin-binding type-2 domain-containing protein (Confirmed by transcript evidence) translates to MARFLLIIGCATLAALASCESKSGEETPQYWRAILGDICQLPSFPRATGDPTRYVECVRQSSFAADRKDLGIWLLRECLPGYEFVASARRCKTVRSVNKQQELCESANATEYNFCPTASAMQFLVEETREAPRQCACPNGEQNCVCPSPEILEPISAVKKVRRSAQQQPLRFSQYPSCPCPQNQPACTCSTNNQQNEQILVSISCCQQQETTTQAPVQMQPCQCTPTQIQQNCQTTTTQQQYCPQQSAPVVQPQPCPLVQGSGVQNAQYQGICSWMIDPLATDPQSRTHYLQCQPAPNNLFCGRWQRMPCAPGTVFDVQSQVCVWDTNSQPGTLPTPAPYVSTQAPQNAQCGCTGGVQIGSCNQNYQCPGQSVCQVGQNAGQQCMVCCYFRKKARRF, encoded by the exons ATGGCGCGCTTCCTCCTCATTATCGGATGCGCTACTCTCGCAG CTCTCGCATCTTGCGAATCCAAGAGTGGTGAGGAAACTCCACAATACTGGAGAGCCATTCTTGGTGATATCTGCCAATTGCCATCGTTCCCTAGAGCCACTGGTGATCCAACCCGTTATGTTGAATGTGTTCGTCAATCCTCATTTGCTGCCGATAG AAAAGATCTCGGAATCTGGCTTCTTCGTGAATGCCTCCCAGGATACGAGTTTGTTGCCTCCGCTCGCCGTTGTAAGACTGTCCGTTCTGTCAACAAACAACAA GAACTTTGCGAGTCTGCCAATGCCACCGAGTACAACTTCTGCCCAACTGCCTCGGCCATGCAATTCCTCGTTGAGGAGACCCGTGAGGCTCCAAGACAGTGCGCCTGTCCAAATGGAGAGCAAAACTGTGTCTGCCCATCGCCGGAAATCCTCGAGCCAATCTCTGCTGTCAAGAAGGTCCGCAGATCTGCCCAGCAACAGCCATTGAGATTCTCCCAATACCCATCATGCCCATGCCCACAGAACCAACCAGCCTGCACATGCTCTACCAACAATCAGCAGAATGAGCAGATCCTTGTCTCCATCTCCTGCTGCCAACAACAAGAGACCACCACCCAGGCTCCAGTTCAGATGCAACCATGCCAGTGCACCCCAACCCAAATTCAACAGAACTGCCAAACCACAACCACCCAGCAACAATACTGCCCACAACAATCTGCTCCAGTTGTCCAGCCACAGCCATGCCCACTCG TCCAAGGATCCGGAGTTCAAAACGCTCAATACCAAGGAATCTGCTCATGGATGATCGACCCACTTGCCACTGACCCACAATCCCGCACTCACTACCTTCAATGCCAGCCAGCTCCAAACAACTTGTTCTGCGGAAGATGGCAACGTATGCCATGTGCCCCAGGAACCGTCTTCGACGTCCAATCCCAAGTCTGCGTCTGGGACACCAACAGCCAGCCAGGAACTCTTCCAACTCCAGCCCCATACGTCTCCACCCAGGCTCCACAGAACGCTCAATGCGGATGCACCGGAGGAGTTCAAATCGGATCATGCAACCAAAACTACCAGTGCCCAGGACAATCGGTCTGCCAAGTCGGACAAAATGCCGGACAACAG TGCATGGTTTGCTGCTACTTCCGCAAGAAGGCCCGTCGTTTCTAA
- the W02A2.9 gene encoding Plasma membrane proteolipid 3 (Confirmed by transcript evidence) translates to MPITCTDIPKFICALLLPPIGVWMEKGCGADLVINIVLTILGFIPGVIHACFIICWY, encoded by the exons ATGCCAATTACCTGCACCGATATCCCGAAATTCATCTGTGCTCTTCTTCTCCCA CCAATTGGTGTTTGGATGGAAAAAGGATGCGGAGCCGACTTGGTCATCAATATTGTGCTCACAATTCTCGGCTTCATACCCGGAGTCATCCACGCTTGCTTCATTATTTGTTGGTACTAA
- the W02A2.12 gene encoding uncharacterized protein (Partially confirmed by transcript evidence): MNRTRLFVTSGTRVVPHPPTRGRGVPRPHEGDE; the protein is encoded by the exons ATGAATAGGACGCGACTTTTCGTCACATCGGGGACGAGGGTCGTCCCCCATCCCCCAACCAGGGGAC GGGGCGTCCCTCGCCCCCATGAGGGGGACGAATGA
- the glr-9 gene encoding Solute-binding protein family 3/N-terminal domain-containing protein (Confirmed by transcript evidence) → MSTRRQLRVVLARNPPDAFANCPLFPTLDVILQCPFPGWTMEVLKMITDSLKWEIIPVVTPTIVGGLDWGTLQKNGTWSGVLGYLQNGTADAVALMYQKTDTRNEYFEYSYPVTNVQPVFVARKKTETLGSVLWNAFKPFSVEVWLCLLASLVLNLLIMIAISGIEFKLLFRSRFRPWEMLWHVVQLQLDEKSDDMLFYTLSGNIVLFVFALLQSGILIEVYKGMLLTALITSNGDNPFANADEMIKLIGEKKYHLTTNYMGNWYFDDLQHSDQQHFVSLRAATASNPVIPAASVSAALDLVDSGKYIYPIQQDSLAMQMSKERCNYVYVSDGMPQVSSFFVFTKNFSGIAEFNTQIIMNQAFIQRTFNKYFNEGFKLGFIPKCEVTEPTASDATKPLDIESVIGVFTIGALGVAASLMVFVFEIYHYWHVRILARRARMRDPWNVRNLARIAQIHFTTHEQYSDIDVMRLVDAFNATSSSSDTSTL, encoded by the exons ATGTCTACTCGACGACAACTCCGTGTCGTTCTTGCTCGAAATCCGCCAGATGCTTTTGCAAATTGTCCATTATTCCCGACTCTTGATGTCATTTTACAATGTCCGTTTCCCGGATGGACCATGGAG GTTCTCAAAATGATAACGGACTCTTTGAAATGGGAAATAATACCTGTGGTTACACCGACTATTGTTGGAGGACTCGATTGGGGAACATTGCAG aaaaatggaacTTGGAGTGGAGTACTTGGTTATTTGCAAAACGGAACTGCCGACGCAGTTGCTCTTATGTATCAGAAAACTGACACCAGAAACGAATACTTTGAGTATTCCTACCCGGTAACTAAT GTTCAACCGGTATTCGTAGCTCGAAAAAAGACTGAAACTCTCGGATCCGTACTGTGGAATGCTTTCAAACCATTTTCAGTTGAAGTCTGGCTTTGCTTGCTTG caaGCCTTGTGCTAAATCTTCTCATAATGATTGCCATCAGTggaattgaattcaaattgttaTTCAGAAGTCGGTTCAGACCTTGGGAG ATGCTCTGGCATGTAGTCCAATTGCAACTCGACGAAAAAAGTGATGACATGTTATTCTACACCCTGTCTGGCAATATTGTCCTATTTGTTTTTGCACTTTTACAATCGGGAATACTAATTGAAGTGTACAAAGGTATGCTTCTCACTGCACTTATTACTTCAAATGGAGATAATCCATTCGCAAATGCTGATGAAATGATCAAGCTTATTGGAGAGAAAAAGTATCAtctaactacaaactacatggGAAATTG GTACTTTGATGATCTTCAACATTCCGATCAGCAACATTTCGTGAGCCTCCGAGCTGCGACTGCTTCTAATCCAGTT ATCCCGGCTGCAAGTGTCTCTGCTGCACTTGATCTGGTAGATTCTGGAAAGTATATCTACCCGATTCAACAAGATTCTCTGGCAATGCAAATGAGTAAAGAACGATGTAATTACGTGTATGTTAGTGATGGAATGCCCCAAGTCTCCTCGTTTTTTgtatttaccaaaaattttagtggAATCGCTGAGTTTAACACTCAGATTATTATGAATCAGGCGTTTATACAACGAACgttcaataaatatttcaatgaG GGCTTCAAACTGGGTTTTATTCCAAAATGTGAAGTAACTGAACCAACTGCTTCGGATGCAACAAAACCATTGGATATTGAGTCCGTGATTGGTGTATTTACAATTGGAGCATTGGGGGTTGCTGCTTCTCTaatggtttttgtttttgag ATATACCACTACTGGCATGTTCGTATCCTTGCCCGTCGTGCCCGTATGCGTGATCCATGGAATGTACGTAACCTGGCACGTATTGCCCAAATACATTTCACGACACACGAGCAATATTCGGACATTGATGTTATGCGTCTCGTTGATGCATTTAATGCCACTTCATCGTCATCCGATACCTCCACATTGTGA
- the pqn-74 gene encoding Chitin-binding type-2 domain-containing protein (Confirmed by transcript evidence), whose product MQFLVEETREAPRQCACPNGEQNCVCPSPEILEPISAVKKVRRSAQQQPLRFSQYPSCPCPQNQPACTCSTNNQQNEQILVSISCCQQQETTTQAPVQMQPCQCTPTQIQQNCQTTTTQQQYCPQQSAPVVQPQPCPLVQGSGVQNAQYQGICSWMIDPLATDPQSRTHYLQCQPAPNNLFCGRWQRMPCAPGTVFDVQSQVCVWDTNSQPGTLPTPAPYVSTQAPQNAQCGCTGGVQIGSCNQNYQCPGQSVCQVGQNAGQQCMVCCYFRKKARRF is encoded by the exons ATGCAATTCCTCGTTGAGGAGACCCGTGAGGCTCCAAGACAGTGCGCCTGTCCAAATGGAGAGCAAAACTGTGTCTGCCCATCGCCGGAAATCCTCGAGCCAATCTCTGCTGTCAAGAAGGTCCGCAGATCTGCCCAGCAACAGCCATTGAGATTCTCCCAATACCCATCATGCCCATGCCCACAGAACCAACCAGCCTGCACATGCTCTACCAACAATCAGCAGAATGAGCAGATCCTTGTCTCCATCTCCTGCTGCCAACAACAAGAGACCACCACCCAGGCTCCAGTTCAGATGCAACCATGCCAGTGCACCCCAACCCAAATTCAACAGAACTGCCAAACCACAACCACCCAGCAACAATACTGCCCACAACAATCTGCTCCAGTTGTCCAGCCACAGCCATGCCCACTCG TCCAAGGATCCGGAGTTCAAAACGCTCAATACCAAGGAATCTGCTCATGGATGATCGACCCACTTGCCACTGACCCACAATCCCGCACTCACTACCTTCAATGCCAGCCAGCTCCAAACAACTTGTTCTGCGGAAGATGGCAACGTATGCCATGTGCCCCAGGAACCGTCTTCGACGTCCAATCCCAAGTCTGCGTCTGGGACACCAACAGCCAGCCAGGAACTCTTCCAACTCCAGCCCCATACGTCTCCACCCAGGCTCCACAGAACGCTCAATGCGGATGCACCGGAGGAGTTCAAATCGGATCATGCAACCAAAACTACCAGTGCCCAGGACAATCGGTCTGCCAAGTCGGACAAAATGCCGGACAACAG TGCATGGTTTGCTGCTACTTCCGCAAGAAGGCCCGTCGTTTCTAA
- the rec-8 gene encoding Meiotic recombination protein rec-8 (Confirmed by transcript evidence) codes for MKVEAKQEDPYFPILVRHISHEEM; via the coding sequence ATGAAGGTTGAAGCGAAGCAAGAAGATCCTTATTTTCCAATTCTAGTACGTCACATCAGCCACGAAGAAATGTGA
- the fat-2 gene encoding Fatty acid desaturase (Confirmed by transcript evidence), which translates to MHNITNGHVAHHFFFTKIPHYHLLEATPAIKKALEPLKDTQYGYKREVNYNWFFKYLHYNVTLDYLTHKAKGVLQYRSGVEAAKAKKAQ; encoded by the coding sequence ATGCACAACATTACCAACGGTCACGTCGCCCATCACTTCTTCTTCACCAAAATCCCACATTATCATCTGTTGGAGGCAACTCCAGCAATCAAGAAAGCTCTTGAACCACTGAAAGACACTCAATACGGATACAAACGAGAAGTCAACTATAACTGGTTCTTCAAGTATCTTCACTACAACGTTACCCTCGACTATTTGACTCATAAAGCAAAGGGTGTCCTGCAATACAGAAGTGGAGTTGAGGCTGCAAAGGCTAAGAAGGCTCAATAA